In Candidatus Polarisedimenticolia bacterium, one DNA window encodes the following:
- a CDS encoding UvrD-helicase domain-containing protein, whose amino-acid sequence MATPAGPSVSMPLDDLNGPQKEAVLATEGPLLILAGAGSGKTRVIVHRVAHLIGAGKAFPDQIFAVTFTNKAADEMKGRVADLLGTPRCGAWISTFHSLGLRILRSEAHRLGYRRGFVIYDDSDQLSLIRDLQQELGVDDKSLPARRVLSAIGGAKNLFVSPDAYRAGHPGPGGEILGDLYARYSERLRSANAMDFDDLILRPLEIFEKEPEAASRWSGLCRYLLVDEYQDTNHSQYLFIRSLAGAHGNVCCVGDEDQSIYRFRGADINNILCFERDFAGTRIIKLEQNYRSTKVILEAASSVVGNNTSRIGKALWTDNPAGESIDLYCAADDLEEASFVANRIDAAAGGPERAAVLYRTNAQSRLLEEALARRGIPYAIFGGVRFYDRREIKDVLAYLKLVVNPADEVAWKRIFNVPSRELGKGAAEVLEALASRERLPFPAAAARALETSALTARSERALRGFLALLDELRASAQEMDAGSFVASLLDRIRYREHLERTSPDDLPSRLENLEELVAAVGEHSGSAEGLQEFLERAALISEVENRQGAGGASLMTLHCAKGLEFPVVFLIGMEENLFPHARSLESASEVEEERRLCYVGMTRARERLILTRAVCRRVFGRREFNEPSRFLEEIPPHLLRTVSREGSGRPALPFYGSRPPRAPASESGESGTASGAFGLGRRVHHPEYGIGTIIQVEGSGDALKLTVSFSVYGSKKFLPKYAPLEPI is encoded by the coding sequence GTGGCCACCCCGGCCGGACCCTCCGTCTCGATGCCTCTCGACGATCTCAACGGACCGCAGAAGGAGGCCGTCCTCGCGACCGAAGGCCCTCTCCTGATCCTCGCCGGAGCGGGATCCGGCAAGACGCGGGTGATCGTCCATCGCGTGGCCCATCTGATCGGAGCGGGAAAGGCGTTTCCCGACCAGATTTTCGCGGTCACCTTCACGAACAAGGCGGCGGACGAGATGAAGGGCCGCGTGGCCGACCTGCTGGGCACGCCGCGCTGCGGGGCCTGGATCTCCACCTTTCATTCGCTGGGTCTTCGGATCCTCCGCAGCGAGGCCCACCGGCTGGGCTACCGGCGCGGGTTCGTCATCTACGACGATTCCGATCAGCTCTCCCTGATCCGGGATCTCCAGCAGGAGCTCGGCGTCGACGACAAATCCTTGCCCGCGCGCCGCGTGCTCTCCGCGATCGGCGGCGCCAAGAACCTCTTCGTGAGCCCCGACGCCTACCGGGCGGGCCATCCGGGCCCGGGCGGGGAGATCCTCGGCGATCTCTACGCCCGCTACTCCGAGCGCCTCCGGTCGGCCAACGCCATGGATTTCGATGATCTGATTCTCCGCCCCCTGGAGATCTTCGAGAAAGAGCCCGAGGCGGCCAGCCGCTGGAGCGGCCTCTGCCGCTACCTGCTCGTCGACGAGTATCAGGACACGAATCACTCCCAATACCTTTTCATCCGATCCCTCGCGGGGGCGCACGGCAACGTCTGTTGCGTCGGGGACGAAGACCAGTCCATCTACCGTTTCCGCGGCGCCGACATCAACAACATCCTCTGCTTCGAGCGGGACTTCGCCGGAACGCGGATCATCAAGCTGGAGCAGAACTACCGTTCCACGAAAGTCATCCTGGAGGCGGCCTCCTCGGTCGTCGGGAACAACACGAGCCGGATCGGGAAGGCGCTGTGGACCGACAATCCGGCAGGCGAATCGATCGACCTCTACTGCGCCGCCGACGATTTGGAGGAGGCCTCCTTCGTGGCGAACCGGATCGATGCGGCGGCCGGCGGGCCCGAGCGGGCGGCCGTGCTTTATCGGACCAACGCGCAATCGCGGCTGCTGGAAGAGGCCCTTGCCCGGCGCGGCATCCCCTACGCCATTTTCGGAGGCGTGCGCTTCTACGACCGGCGGGAGATCAAGGACGTTCTGGCCTATTTGAAGCTGGTGGTCAATCCGGCCGACGAAGTGGCCTGGAAGAGGATCTTCAACGTGCCCTCGAGGGAGCTCGGCAAGGGAGCGGCGGAGGTGCTCGAGGCGCTCGCGTCCCGCGAGCGCCTCCCTTTCCCGGCCGCCGCGGCGCGGGCTCTGGAGACGTCGGCGCTCACCGCCCGGAGCGAACGGGCGCTCCGGGGCTTCCTTGCCCTGCTCGACGAGCTCCGCGCGTCGGCGCAGGAAATGGACGCGGGGAGCTTCGTGGCGAGCCTGCTCGATCGGATACGCTACCGCGAGCACCTGGAGAGAACCAGCCCGGACGACCTCCCTTCACGCCTGGAGAACCTCGAGGAGCTGGTGGCGGCCGTCGGAGAACACTCCGGGAGCGCGGAAGGGCTCCAGGAGTTCCTGGAACGGGCCGCCTTGATATCCGAAGTGGAGAACCGGCAAGGCGCGGGAGGCGCGTCCCTGATGACCCTGCATTGCGCGAAGGGGCTCGAATTTCCGGTCGTCTTCCTGATCGGCATGGAGGAGAATCTCTTCCCGCATGCCCGAAGCCTGGAGAGCGCCAGCGAGGTGGAGGAAGAGAGAAGACTTTGCTATGTGGGGATGACGCGCGCCCGGGAACGGCTCATTTTGACCCGGGCGGTCTGCCGGAGAGTGTTCGGGCGCCGCGAATTCAACGAGCCTTCCCGTTTTCTCGAGGAAATCCCGCCCCACCTGCTCCGGACCGTCTCACGCGAAGGCTCCGGGCGTCCGGCCCTGCCGTTCTATGGATCGCGGCCCCCACGCGCGCCGGCCTCGGAGAGCGGAGAGTCCGGGACGGCATCGGGGGCGTTCGGACTGGGCAGGCGGGTCCATCATCCGGAGTATGGAATCGGCACGATCATCCAGGTCGAAGGATCCGGGGATGCCCTGAAGCTCACGGTCTCCTTCTCGGTTTACGGCTCCAAGAAGTTCCTTCCAAAATATGCTCCCCTCGAGCCGATCTGA
- the glmS gene encoding glutamine--fructose-6-phosphate transaminase (isomerizing): protein MCGIVGYIGSKPLTSILLDGLRRLEYRGYDSAGIAVVNGSGLQVVRCAGKLRDLEESLRLNPLDGTFGIGHTRWATHGRPTEENAHPHRDCTGRLVVVHNGIIENYLELKDNLQKRGHAFKTETDTEVMAHLIEEKLRDHSLEEAVRLTLPELRGVYAISVISADHPRKIVAARNGPPLVVGLGKDEYFVASDIPAILNHTRDVFFLDDGELAVVTEQGVQIRDLQGHPIARKVQRITWDPIMAEKSGFKHFMLKEIYEQPRAIRDTLLGRVSRESGSIFLEEMEISAEDFRKVRRIALVACGTSWHAALVGKFLLESVVKVPVEVDIGSEFRYRDPILHPDDLVVVISQSGETADTLAAQREARAKGLKTIAICNVVGSMITREASGVIYTHAGPEIGVASTKAFTAQLAALHLLALHLREVRGSATPGVAKEEIARLLHLPAQIEQILGMDPLIEEIAKEYYRASDFLFLGRGVNYPIALEGALKLKEISYIHAEGYPAGEMKHGPIALIDKNLPVVALAFGDKVYDKMMGNIEEVRAREGRIIAVTDEGKNDLAKMASHVITIPKTSELLTPILAVVPLQLLAYHIALRRGCDVDQPRNLAKSVTVE, encoded by the coding sequence ATGTGCGGCATCGTCGGCTACATCGGCAGCAAGCCCCTGACCTCGATTCTCCTGGATGGCTTGCGCCGCCTGGAGTACCGGGGCTACGACTCGGCCGGTATCGCCGTGGTCAACGGCAGCGGGCTGCAGGTGGTCCGTTGCGCCGGGAAGCTGCGGGATCTCGAGGAAAGCTTGCGGCTGAATCCCTTGGACGGCACCTTCGGGATCGGCCACACGCGATGGGCCACCCACGGGCGGCCGACGGAAGAAAACGCCCATCCGCACCGGGACTGCACCGGTCGGCTCGTGGTGGTGCATAACGGCATCATCGAAAACTACCTCGAGCTGAAGGACAATCTCCAGAAACGCGGCCACGCCTTCAAGACCGAGACCGACACCGAGGTGATGGCGCATCTCATCGAAGAGAAGCTGCGCGATCACTCGCTGGAGGAAGCGGTGCGGCTCACCCTCCCGGAGCTCCGCGGCGTCTACGCCATTTCGGTCATTTCGGCCGATCACCCCCGAAAAATCGTGGCGGCCCGGAACGGCCCTCCGCTCGTGGTGGGCCTGGGAAAGGACGAATACTTCGTCGCCTCCGACATCCCTGCCATCCTCAATCACACGCGCGACGTTTTCTTCCTGGACGATGGGGAGCTCGCGGTCGTCACCGAGCAGGGGGTCCAGATCCGGGATCTGCAGGGGCATCCGATCGCCCGGAAGGTGCAGCGGATCACCTGGGATCCGATCATGGCCGAAAAGAGCGGATTCAAGCACTTCATGCTCAAGGAAATCTACGAGCAGCCCAGGGCTATTCGGGACACCCTGCTCGGGCGCGTCTCCCGCGAGTCGGGGAGCATCTTCCTGGAAGAGATGGAAATCAGCGCCGAGGACTTTCGCAAGGTGCGGCGCATCGCGCTGGTGGCGTGCGGAACCTCATGGCACGCGGCGCTCGTGGGGAAATTCCTTCTGGAGAGCGTGGTCAAGGTTCCGGTCGAAGTGGACATCGGCTCCGAGTTCCGCTACCGCGATCCGATCCTTCACCCCGACGATCTGGTGGTGGTCATCAGCCAGTCGGGCGAGACGGCCGACACGCTCGCCGCGCAGCGGGAAGCGAGGGCCAAGGGACTCAAGACGATCGCCATCTGCAACGTCGTGGGAAGCATGATCACCCGTGAAGCGAGCGGCGTGATCTACACCCATGCCGGTCCCGAGATCGGGGTGGCCTCCACCAAAGCCTTCACCGCCCAGCTGGCGGCTCTTCATCTCCTGGCGCTTCATCTGCGAGAGGTCCGCGGGAGCGCAACCCCGGGAGTCGCGAAGGAGGAGATCGCCCGTCTCCTGCACCTGCCGGCGCAGATCGAGCAGATTCTCGGGATGGATCCCCTGATCGAGGAGATCGCCAAGGAGTACTACCGGGCCTCCGATTTCCTTTTCCTCGGGCGCGGCGTCAATTATCCCATCGCGCTGGAAGGCGCGTTGAAGCTCAAGGAGATATCGTACATCCACGCCGAGGGATATCCGGCCGGCGAGATGAAGCACGGGCCCATCGCGCTCATCGACAAGAACCTGCCGGTGGTCGCGCTCGCTTTCGGCGACAAGGTGTATGACAAGATGATGGGCAACATCGAGGAAGTCCGGGCGAGGGAGGGACGGATCATCGCCGTCACCGACGAGGGCAAGAACGACCTGGCGAAGATGGCGAGCCACGTCATCACCATCCCCAAGACGTCCGAGCTGCTGACGCCCATCCTGGCGGTCGTGCCGCTCCAGCTCCTCGCCTATCACATCGCCCTGCGGCGCGGCTGCGACGTGGATCAGCCTCGAAACCTCGCGAAGAGCGTCACCGTCGAATAG